A DNA window from Hoplias malabaricus isolate fHopMal1 chromosome 5, fHopMal1.hap1, whole genome shotgun sequence contains the following coding sequences:
- the rpl32 gene encoding 60S ribosomal protein L32, giving the protein MPALRPLTKPTIVKKRTKKFIRHQSDRYVKIRKNWRKPRGIDNRVRRRFKGQMLMPNIGYGSNRKTKHMLPTGFKKFLVHNVKELEVLMMSNKSYCAEIAHNVSSKNRKLIVERAAQLAIKVTNPNARLRSEENE; this is encoded by the exons ATGCCGGCCCTAAGACCCCTCACCAAGCCCACGATCGTAAAGAAAAGGACCAAGAAGTTCATCAGACACCAGTCAGACCGCTATGTTAAGATCAGG AAAAACTGGAGGAAGCCCAGAGGTATTGACAACAGGGTCCGCAGGCGATTTAAGGGGCAGATGCTGATGCCAAACATTGGTTATGGAAGTAACAGGAAGACCAAGCACATGCTTCCCACCGGGTTCAAAAAGTTCCTGGTCCACAACGTCAAGGAGCTTGAAGTTCTCATGATGAGCAACAA GAGCTACTGCGCAGAAATTGCCCACAACGTATCCTCAAAGAACAGGAAACTGATTGTGGAGCGGGCGGCTCAGTTGGCCATCAAGGTCACGAATCCCAACGCAAGACTCCGCAGCGAGGAGAACGAGTGA